Proteins encoded within one genomic window of Hyalangium minutum:
- a CDS encoding CotH kinase family protein — MGPTQPPEAGGPDTGTPPLDPGPPDAGPLEPLPAPDGGTLASPAWPALQTSIPTLALTVTPEHLQALEANVEARDYGVPAQFTYQGRTWAVELRYRGRSTRAEPKKPYSVRFPKDDRFLNGVKRLELLAAYKDAGYLTEKLWYDVAASVGLKVPRTHYVHLSLNGQYQGIYTEIEDLEKAFLRAHDLDDDSDIYRCGMQDCELRPPPREAYMEDWDKRTNEDQPWDGLWNFIDGINRTPPHAFRAFAEKEVALDDYLTWMVLDTFISNDYQVDSRSFLVYEREQRQWIYVPWDLNNALSLYSRKHDVRQGVSDRVSRPLFGFTAYDPYVYDLAEWRRSWGELDMKPAWSTLTTRILDDEVLRARYVARLRMLLDTWLTEENLSRRIHAMHQLLRPFILPSAQGQTLDPFVSPEHAARSPEFLRNFVRERRKWLLAHIADIESLGSGPLVIDRVGREASGAWWVQLYNRGNTPVSLDGLYLSGFTRVPTQSLLPATTVAPQGFVTLRQGSADAAGRLSAEINAQRPELSLFAADGRTPVDLLWLAPLAPGEAYGRQPRGAETFGPQAGP, encoded by the coding sequence GTGGGCCCGACGCAGCCGCCCGAGGCGGGAGGTCCCGACACAGGGACACCTCCGCTGGATCCCGGGCCTCCGGATGCAGGCCCTCTGGAGCCGCTGCCCGCGCCGGACGGGGGCACACTGGCGTCGCCTGCCTGGCCAGCGCTGCAGACTTCGATTCCGACCTTGGCGCTCACCGTCACGCCCGAGCACCTGCAGGCGCTCGAAGCGAACGTGGAGGCTCGGGACTACGGGGTGCCCGCCCAGTTCACCTACCAGGGCCGTACGTGGGCGGTGGAGCTGCGCTACCGGGGCCGCTCGACGCGCGCCGAGCCGAAGAAGCCGTACTCGGTGCGCTTCCCCAAGGACGATCGCTTCCTCAACGGCGTGAAGCGGCTGGAACTGCTCGCGGCATATAAGGATGCGGGCTACTTGACGGAGAAGCTCTGGTACGACGTGGCGGCCAGCGTGGGGTTGAAGGTGCCGCGCACCCACTACGTGCACCTCTCGCTCAATGGCCAGTACCAGGGCATCTACACGGAGATTGAAGACCTGGAGAAGGCCTTCCTCCGCGCGCATGACCTGGATGACGACAGCGACATCTACCGCTGCGGCATGCAGGACTGCGAGCTGCGCCCGCCGCCTCGCGAGGCGTATATGGAGGACTGGGACAAGCGCACCAACGAGGATCAGCCGTGGGATGGGTTGTGGAACTTCATCGACGGCATCAACCGCACGCCTCCCCACGCGTTCCGCGCCTTCGCCGAGAAGGAGGTGGCGCTGGACGACTACCTCACGTGGATGGTGCTCGACACCTTCATCTCCAATGATTACCAGGTCGACTCGCGCAGCTTCCTCGTCTACGAGCGCGAGCAGCGGCAGTGGATCTACGTCCCGTGGGACTTGAACAACGCCCTGTCGCTCTACAGCCGCAAGCACGACGTGCGGCAGGGCGTCTCGGATCGCGTCTCTCGGCCGCTGTTCGGGTTCACCGCGTATGACCCGTACGTGTACGACCTGGCGGAGTGGCGCCGGAGCTGGGGCGAGTTGGACATGAAGCCGGCGTGGAGCACGCTCACCACGCGCATCCTGGATGATGAGGTGCTGCGTGCCCGCTACGTCGCTCGCCTGAGGATGCTGCTGGACACCTGGCTCACCGAGGAGAACCTGTCCCGGCGCATCCACGCGATGCACCAGCTGCTGAGGCCCTTCATTCTCCCCAGCGCGCAGGGGCAGACGCTGGACCCCTTCGTGAGCCCGGAGCACGCGGCCCGGAGCCCCGAGTTCCTCCGCAACTTCGTGCGCGAGCGCCGCAAGTGGCTGCTGGCCCACATCGCCGACATCGAATCCCTGGGCAGCGGGCCGCTCGTCATCGACCGCGTGGGACGGGAGGCCTCGGGCGCGTGGTGGGTGCAGCTCTACAACCGCGGGAACACGCCCGTGTCACTCGACGGTCTGTACCTGTCCGGCTTCACCCGCGTGCCCACGCAGTCGCTCTTGCCTGCCACCACCGTGGCGCCGCAGGGCTTCGTGACGCTGCGGCAGGGGAGCGCGGACGCCGCGGGGCGGCTCAGTGCGGAGATCAACGCGCAGCGGCCCGAGCTGTCCCTGTTCGCAGCGGATGGGCGCACGCCCGTGGATCTGCTCTGGCTGGCGCCGCTCGCTCCGGGCGAGGCCTACGGACGGCAGCCTCGCGGCGCGGAGACGTTCGGTCCTCAAGCGGGACCATGA
- a CDS encoding arginine--tRNA ligase, translated as MRQKVFALIDATLAALKAAGTLKLEQAPHYTVEPPKNPAHGDWAVNVALLLNKPEGKPPRDIANALVKGLVDQEGIVEKVEVAGPGFLNFTLKQKVIQDVAREVLQAGDTFGRRVAKSTGKRVMVEFVSANPTGPVHIGHARGAFMGDAVSRLLDAAGHDVTREFYINDYGKQVETLGRTVHKRYRQLFGEQVQLVEGEYPAEYVIDIAKTWRDEVGDKYLKASESEWLAPAIAVAVRENLKNIKVSLEKANIRHDVFFSEASLHAAGKVKAVAEEYKQRGVTYEATEARRDTEKVRNEESKAAHYADRQKGGLFLQTSQHGDDEDRVILRHDGTPVYLTADLAYHKEKYERGFDRIIDVLGADHAGHTPRIKAGVTLLGLDPKKLEFLLVQIVRITRGGEEVKVSKRKGTVFELEDLIDEAGPDVCRFLFLMKTANSRFDFDLDKVKEQSKENPVFYFQYGHARCASILKKAAEKGQPFVGVAQVTEAQLARLTLPEELAMLKKMSQLPDVVASAAERLEPHHVLYFCQELITDFHSYYTRYKSDPIISTDVEKTQGRLALVAALKQTLKSAFALLGIHAPDYMEAPPEEE; from the coding sequence ATGCGGCAGAAGGTCTTCGCACTCATCGATGCAACGCTCGCGGCGCTGAAGGCGGCCGGCACGCTCAAGCTGGAGCAGGCGCCCCACTACACGGTGGAGCCGCCCAAGAACCCGGCCCACGGCGACTGGGCGGTGAACGTGGCCCTGTTGCTCAACAAGCCAGAGGGCAAGCCGCCCCGCGACATCGCCAACGCCCTCGTGAAGGGGCTGGTGGACCAGGAGGGCATCGTCGAGAAGGTGGAGGTGGCGGGCCCGGGCTTCCTGAACTTCACGCTGAAGCAGAAGGTCATCCAGGACGTGGCGCGCGAGGTGCTGCAAGCCGGGGACACGTTCGGGCGCCGGGTGGCCAAGTCGACGGGCAAGCGGGTGATGGTGGAGTTCGTCTCGGCGAACCCGACGGGGCCGGTGCACATCGGCCATGCGCGCGGAGCCTTCATGGGCGACGCGGTGTCGCGGCTGCTGGACGCGGCCGGGCACGACGTGACGCGCGAGTTCTACATCAATGACTACGGCAAGCAGGTGGAGACGCTGGGGCGGACGGTGCACAAGCGCTACCGGCAGCTCTTTGGCGAGCAGGTGCAGCTGGTCGAGGGCGAGTACCCGGCCGAGTACGTCATCGACATCGCGAAGACGTGGCGGGACGAGGTGGGGGACAAGTACCTGAAGGCGTCGGAGTCCGAGTGGCTGGCACCGGCCATCGCGGTGGCGGTGCGGGAGAACCTGAAGAACATCAAGGTGAGCCTGGAGAAAGCGAACATCCGGCACGACGTGTTCTTCAGCGAGGCCTCGCTGCACGCGGCGGGCAAGGTGAAGGCCGTCGCTGAGGAGTACAAGCAGCGCGGGGTGACGTACGAGGCGACCGAGGCCCGGCGCGACACCGAGAAGGTCCGGAACGAGGAGAGCAAGGCGGCCCACTACGCGGATCGGCAGAAGGGCGGCCTGTTCCTGCAGACGAGCCAGCACGGGGATGACGAGGACCGGGTCATCCTGCGGCACGACGGCACGCCGGTGTACCTGACGGCGGACCTCGCGTACCACAAGGAGAAGTACGAGCGCGGCTTCGACCGGATCATCGACGTGCTCGGCGCGGACCATGCGGGCCACACGCCGCGCATCAAGGCGGGTGTCACGCTGCTGGGGCTGGATCCGAAGAAGCTCGAGTTCCTGCTGGTGCAGATCGTCCGCATCACCCGGGGCGGCGAGGAGGTGAAGGTCAGCAAGCGCAAGGGCACGGTGTTCGAGCTGGAGGACCTCATCGACGAGGCGGGGCCGGACGTGTGCCGGTTCCTGTTCCTCATGAAGACGGCGAACTCGCGCTTCGACTTCGACCTGGACAAGGTGAAGGAGCAATCGAAGGAGAACCCGGTCTTCTACTTCCAGTACGGCCACGCGCGGTGCGCGAGCATCCTGAAGAAGGCGGCGGAGAAGGGTCAGCCGTTCGTCGGGGTGGCTCAGGTGACGGAGGCGCAGCTGGCGCGGCTGACGCTGCCTGAGGAGCTGGCGATGCTGAAGAAGATGAGCCAGCTGCCGGACGTGGTGGCGAGCGCGGCGGAGCGGCTGGAGCCGCACCACGTGCTGTACTTCTGCCAGGAGCTCATCACCGACTTCCACAGCTACTACACGCGCTACAAGTCGGACCCGATCATCAGCACGGATGTGGAGAAGACGCAGGGCCGTCTGGCGCTGGTGGCGGCGCTGAAGCAGACGCTGAAGAGCGCGTTCGCACTGCTGGGCATCCACGCGCCGGACTACATGGAGGCCCCGCCCGAGGAGGAGTGA
- a CDS encoding DUF2378 family protein — protein sequence MNTPPVSVKPPSSEGGESLYTRYLSLPSPEDNFRGLFFTSLFNLVKREAGESGLKHCQQLLMDKRFQRGFISFATYPATDFLRLAHAATLVLAPLLGNNVEKCSRRLGMATVQDFVHSMAGKTLVSLSGGAPHRLLGNIPAAYRASVNFGERKMTVTGDKSALLTFKRDFLPLPHTEGVILAVMEVSTGKHPQVRSRSIGPLDSEYEVTWG from the coding sequence ATGAACACGCCCCCCGTTTCGGTGAAACCTCCCTCCTCTGAAGGAGGGGAGTCCCTCTACACGCGCTACCTCTCCTTGCCCTCTCCCGAGGACAACTTCCGGGGGTTGTTCTTCACCAGCCTCTTCAACCTCGTGAAGAGGGAGGCCGGCGAGTCAGGCCTGAAGCACTGCCAGCAGCTGTTGATGGACAAACGCTTCCAGCGGGGCTTCATCAGCTTCGCCACCTACCCGGCCACGGACTTCCTCCGGCTGGCCCATGCGGCGACCCTCGTGCTGGCGCCCCTGCTCGGCAACAACGTGGAGAAGTGCTCGCGCCGGCTGGGCATGGCCACGGTGCAGGACTTCGTGCACTCCATGGCGGGCAAGACGCTGGTCTCGCTGTCAGGAGGTGCTCCTCACCGGCTGCTGGGCAACATCCCCGCCGCCTACCGCGCCTCGGTGAACTTCGGCGAGCGGAAGATGACGGTGACCGGGGACAAGAGCGCCCTGCTCACCTTCAAGCGCGACTTCCTCCCCCTGCCCCACACCGAGGGCGTCATCCTCGCGGTGATGGAGGTCAGCACGGGAAAGCACCCGCAGGTGCGCTCCCGCTCGATTGGACCTCTGGACAGCGAGTACGAGGTGACGTGGGGCTAG
- a CDS encoding RCC1-like domain-containing protein, which produces MRHTLRFKRELLWQLMLGLSLVLGWSARAEAPLEPEPLEQGTLAERQHRAARRLLATNSYRSVAVSPSGDVWVWGNGLGRDLGTWPEIQLGTGLPVRMPRMTEAVSASSASGGGHSLILLEDGTVMAWGINNVGQLGDGTTLTGFERVKVKGLTEVVAIVAGDTHSLAARRDGSVWAWGSNSYGQLGDGTTTRRLLATPIPGLSQIVAVAAGSSHSLALRADGTVWAWGTNSYGQLGDGTRTQRLSPVQVPGLTDVVAIDTRFATSYAVRTDGSVWAWGANFSGQLGDGTQSTYRATPAPVPGLTQVVSVAAGHSHALALRRDGSLWAWGTNHSGQLGRGTESPTGLPEPVPGLEGVIAAAADSVHSLALRRDGSVYTWGHNQLGAMGTGSDRQATPTRVDLRDVRAMASNSAHAVAIRQDGSVWRWGQEITDGTLITRATPERVQGLSHAVAIAAGAFHSVVALQDGTVWAWGDNFRGQLGQGTFDAGQDTPVQVQGLSDVVAVAAGDFHSLALKRDGTVWAWGANYFGQLGNVALELYDSPVPVQVQGLQGVSSIAAGLDFSAAITSDGTVWQWGSTMLAWYSGDMMPRPPEPAPGLSNAVKVVVMYTGLIALRADGTARQWNVSPFFAVYPDEAFEAITGAVDLVASASSIQILRADGTVWNFGSNLYSERGFPTEEATSYELAQVPGLSGGVALAADSFTVYALRENGRLMAWGSNSLGNIGNGELSVHLRPVRVKLPCKLKDLSAAEGFREHHCHAEP; this is translated from the coding sequence ATGAGACACACCCTGAGATTCAAACGGGAGTTGCTGTGGCAGTTGATGCTGGGGCTCAGCCTCGTGCTGGGCTGGAGCGCCCGAGCCGAGGCGCCACTGGAGCCAGAGCCGCTGGAGCAGGGCACGCTGGCGGAGCGGCAGCACCGGGCCGCGCGGCGGCTCCTTGCGACAAACAGCTATCGTTCCGTGGCCGTGAGCCCGAGCGGGGATGTCTGGGTCTGGGGTAACGGCCTCGGGCGGGATCTCGGCACGTGGCCGGAGATCCAACTGGGAACCGGCCTCCCTGTCCGGATGCCGAGAATGACAGAGGCCGTCTCGGCCTCCTCGGCGTCTGGGGGCGGGCACTCGCTGATCCTCCTCGAGGACGGCACCGTGATGGCCTGGGGGATCAATAACGTGGGCCAGCTCGGGGATGGCACGACGCTCACCGGGTTTGAGCGCGTCAAGGTGAAGGGTCTCACGGAGGTGGTGGCGATCGTCGCGGGGGACACCCACTCCCTGGCGGCCCGCCGCGATGGCTCCGTCTGGGCCTGGGGCTCCAACAGCTATGGCCAGCTCGGAGATGGGACCACCACGCGGCGCCTCCTGGCCACGCCCATCCCAGGGCTCAGCCAGATCGTGGCGGTGGCGGCGGGAAGCAGCCACTCGCTGGCGCTGCGCGCTGACGGCACCGTCTGGGCCTGGGGCACCAACAGCTACGGCCAGCTCGGGGATGGGACGCGGACGCAGCGGCTGTCGCCCGTCCAGGTGCCGGGGCTGACGGACGTGGTGGCCATCGACACGCGATTCGCCACCTCGTACGCGGTGCGCACCGACGGCTCCGTCTGGGCCTGGGGCGCCAACTTCTCCGGCCAGCTCGGGGATGGGACCCAGAGCACCTACCGGGCCACGCCCGCGCCGGTGCCGGGGCTGACGCAGGTAGTGTCCGTGGCGGCAGGGCATAGCCACGCCCTGGCGCTGCGCCGGGATGGCAGCCTCTGGGCCTGGGGCACCAACCACTCGGGACAGCTCGGCCGGGGCACCGAGAGCCCCACAGGCCTGCCCGAGCCGGTGCCGGGCCTGGAGGGGGTGATCGCGGCCGCCGCGGATTCCGTCCACAGCCTGGCGCTGCGCAGGGATGGCTCGGTGTACACCTGGGGCCACAACCAACTGGGCGCCATGGGCACGGGCTCGGACCGCCAAGCAACACCCACCCGGGTGGACCTGAGGGACGTGCGCGCCATGGCCAGCAACTCCGCCCATGCGGTGGCGATCCGCCAGGACGGCTCGGTGTGGCGGTGGGGCCAGGAGATCACGGACGGGACCCTCATCACCCGCGCAACCCCCGAGCGGGTGCAGGGGCTCTCGCACGCCGTGGCCATCGCGGCGGGCGCGTTCCACTCGGTGGTGGCGCTCCAGGACGGCACCGTCTGGGCCTGGGGCGATAACTTCCGGGGGCAGTTGGGCCAGGGGACGTTTGACGCCGGCCAGGACACGCCCGTGCAGGTGCAGGGCCTGAGCGACGTGGTCGCGGTGGCCGCGGGGGACTTCCACTCGCTGGCGCTCAAGCGTGACGGCACCGTCTGGGCCTGGGGCGCCAACTACTTCGGCCAGCTCGGAAACGTGGCGCTGGAGCTGTACGACTCGCCCGTGCCCGTGCAGGTGCAAGGGCTCCAGGGCGTCTCCTCCATCGCCGCCGGACTGGACTTCTCGGCGGCCATCACGAGCGACGGCACCGTGTGGCAGTGGGGCAGTACCATGCTCGCCTGGTACTCCGGCGACATGATGCCGCGCCCACCCGAGCCGGCGCCGGGGCTGTCCAACGCGGTGAAGGTGGTCGTGATGTACACGGGCCTCATCGCACTGCGCGCGGACGGCACCGCGCGCCAGTGGAACGTCAGCCCGTTTTTCGCGGTGTACCCTGATGAAGCCTTCGAGGCCATCACGGGCGCGGTGGACCTGGTGGCCAGCGCCTCTTCGATCCAGATCCTCCGCGCCGACGGCACGGTCTGGAACTTCGGCAGCAACCTCTACAGCGAGCGAGGCTTCCCCACCGAGGAGGCCACCTCGTATGAGCTGGCACAAGTGCCGGGGCTGAGCGGCGGGGTGGCGCTGGCCGCCGATTCCTTCACCGTGTACGCACTGCGCGAGAATGGCAGGCTGATGGCCTGGGGAAGCAACAGCCTCGGCAACATCGGCAATGGCGAGTTGTCCGTGCACCTGCGGCCCGTGCGCGTGAAGCTGCCGTGCAAGCTCAAGGACCTGAGCGCCGCGGAAGGTTTCCGCGAGCACCACTGCCACGCGGAGCCCTGA
- a CDS encoding serine/threonine-protein kinase, which produces MVGQRHGPLILERMLGVGAIGSVYLAMHPATGKRFALRLLHPHLAANPVVRSRFLVEAQAASRVIHRNVARVLDVRVGPADLPTLLMEYVEGERLSFMPVPFSPTEVMSLLIQVLEGLEAAHARGVVHCDLKPDNLILTRDTHGERQVQVLDFGMASVLASCFSQEEIASGVVLGSPAYMAPEQWVTTAADTRMDVYALGVIGYRLLTGRLPFGRGRLGEVRLQEQEARPPAPHTLDSRISKVLSLVIMQAIAWRPEDRFPSSRDFQLALIQAQRHIPKPTLTLQPVAPRTQEPAGLQVRVAGLGSSEPRAVQASDVTSEGLFIAYEGAPPPLAARLALELSFHGKTLPAAGDVVRHVSQDEARAWSVSAGFFLHFVEPSPELSALVAQVRANNGEPPPDPELAQLLSRTAALGKDPYIFLGLPDSASFDEVRQRAETALRRVEVFWSRPLPANQRRDLEMLRARVDAARRTLGDPLTRASYDATKGNAHGIARCILAGLSDEAVGPIRRAFLDARPGSEARARSLFIQARSLEAQHALQQAVDCYGQALALDPLHLAAQRHYWALRRHLRPMTISVPTINPGRSPEAVPR; this is translated from the coding sequence ATGGTTGGCCAGCGTCACGGTCCCCTCATTCTGGAGCGCATGCTGGGTGTCGGCGCCATCGGCTCCGTGTACCTCGCCATGCATCCGGCGACCGGTAAGCGGTTCGCCCTGAGGCTCCTCCATCCGCATCTGGCGGCCAATCCCGTGGTGCGCTCGCGCTTTCTCGTCGAGGCCCAGGCCGCCAGCCGCGTCATCCACCGCAACGTCGCGCGCGTGCTGGATGTGCGCGTGGGGCCCGCGGACCTGCCCACGCTCCTCATGGAGTACGTGGAGGGAGAGCGCCTGTCCTTCATGCCCGTGCCGTTCTCGCCCACCGAAGTGATGAGCCTGCTCATCCAGGTGCTCGAGGGGCTCGAGGCCGCGCACGCCCGCGGCGTGGTGCACTGCGATCTCAAGCCGGACAACCTCATCCTCACGCGCGACACGCACGGCGAGCGGCAGGTGCAGGTGCTCGACTTCGGCATGGCCAGTGTCCTGGCCTCGTGCTTCTCGCAGGAGGAGATTGCCTCGGGCGTCGTCCTGGGCTCGCCCGCGTACATGGCGCCCGAGCAGTGGGTGACCACCGCCGCGGACACCCGGATGGATGTGTATGCGCTGGGCGTCATCGGCTACCGGTTGCTCACCGGGCGCCTGCCCTTCGGCCGTGGCCGCCTGGGCGAGGTGCGCCTCCAGGAGCAGGAGGCCCGGCCGCCCGCGCCGCACACCCTGGACTCGCGCATCTCCAAGGTGCTCTCGCTGGTCATCATGCAGGCGATTGCCTGGCGCCCGGAGGACCGCTTCCCGAGCTCCCGTGACTTCCAGCTCGCGCTCATCCAGGCCCAGCGCCACATTCCCAAGCCGACGCTCACGCTGCAGCCCGTCGCGCCGCGCACCCAGGAGCCCGCGGGCCTGCAGGTGCGCGTGGCGGGCCTCGGGAGCTCCGAGCCCCGCGCCGTGCAGGCCAGCGACGTCACCAGCGAGGGCCTCTTCATCGCCTACGAGGGGGCGCCGCCTCCGCTCGCGGCGCGGCTGGCCCTGGAGCTGTCCTTCCACGGGAAGACGCTGCCGGCTGCCGGGGACGTGGTGCGCCATGTGTCCCAGGACGAGGCCCGCGCCTGGAGCGTCTCCGCGGGCTTCTTCCTCCACTTCGTCGAGCCCTCACCGGAGCTGAGCGCCCTGGTGGCCCAGGTGCGCGCCAACAACGGCGAGCCGCCCCCGGATCCCGAGCTGGCTCAGCTGCTCTCGCGCACCGCGGCGCTCGGCAAGGATCCCTACATCTTCCTGGGGCTGCCGGACTCGGCCAGCTTCGATGAGGTGCGTCAGCGCGCGGAGACGGCGCTGCGCCGCGTGGAAGTCTTCTGGAGCCGTCCGCTTCCGGCGAACCAGCGGCGGGATCTGGAGATGCTGCGCGCCCGGGTGGATGCGGCCCGGCGCACGCTGGGAGATCCGCTCACGCGCGCCAGCTACGACGCCACCAAGGGCAACGCGCACGGCATCGCCCGCTGCATCCTCGCAGGGCTCTCGGACGAGGCGGTGGGACCCATCCGCCGGGCGTTCCTCGACGCGCGGCCGGGCTCCGAGGCTCGCGCGCGCTCGCTCTTCATCCAGGCCCGGAGCCTGGAGGCGCAGCACGCCCTGCAGCAGGCGGTGGATTGCTACGGCCAGGCGCTGGCGCTGGATCCGTTGCACCTGGCCGCCCAGCGCCACTACTGGGCGCTGCGCCGGCATCTGCGCCCCATGACCATCTCGGTCCCTACAATCAACCCCGGGAGGAGCCCCGAGGCGGTGCCGCGCTAG
- the rdgC gene encoding recombination-associated protein RdgC, whose translation MPVLRGAVTFSRFLVEPDKEAPADLKRSLSRALKARAFAPIDRRAEEERATGFVELENSDGTEFAAGSIFYGEYALFAWRVDTIKIPGPVLKAEVEKWAAAFEKEKGRPPSRGEKNENKSSVRQLLRNRAVPLTKVHDISWNLKTQQLQIWAASRKAVEEAMAGVETAFKVKLIPLVPAAVAQRTGIDDSALGPTAELIGMELKAEEVSHGEA comes from the coding sequence ATGCCCGTCCTGCGTGGAGCTGTCACCTTCTCCCGCTTCCTCGTCGAGCCCGACAAGGAAGCCCCCGCGGACCTCAAGCGCTCGCTCTCCCGCGCGCTCAAGGCCCGTGCCTTCGCCCCCATTGATCGCCGCGCCGAGGAAGAGCGCGCCACCGGCTTCGTGGAGCTCGAGAACTCCGACGGTACCGAGTTCGCCGCTGGCAGCATCTTCTATGGTGAGTACGCCCTGTTCGCCTGGCGCGTCGACACCATCAAGATCCCCGGCCCCGTCCTCAAGGCCGAGGTGGAGAAGTGGGCCGCCGCCTTCGAGAAGGAGAAGGGCCGTCCCCCCAGCCGCGGCGAGAAGAACGAGAACAAGTCCTCCGTGCGCCAGCTGCTCCGCAACCGCGCCGTGCCCCTCACCAAGGTGCACGACATCAGCTGGAACCTGAAGACCCAGCAGCTGCAGATCTGGGCCGCCTCGCGCAAGGCCGTGGAGGAGGCGATGGCCGGTGTGGAGACCGCCTTCAAGGTGAAGCTCATCCCGCTCGTGCCGGCCGCCGTGGCGCAGCGCACGGGCATCGACGATTCGGCCTTGGGGCCCACCGCCGAGCTGATCGGCATGGAGCTGAAGGCGGAGGAGGTGAGCCATGGGGAAGCGTGA